The following are from one region of the Streptomyces decoyicus genome:
- a CDS encoding L-tyrosine/L-tryptophan isonitrile synthase family protein, whose translation MPLTTAPDTSPTSIGATILKLLLPHHRTTDRAPATAEAFPHQIHRMAHYVGRGAPIVFTLPGFPCKSPNPAKVLGHLPDQGERLSLTFLDTLCAEIERIYPPGARVIICSDGHVFGDLIHVSDEHIDAYADELRTLIARWGLQRLSVFDLRDVLGDLPHDTKRAHVHQRYAPTLDALRAEIRADAQALALYRGITRFLAEDTADHAGTRSALQRACRQRAYGVIQRSRAWGDLIAEHRPHAVRLSIHPQPIGAPKFGIRLLDAPDVWTTPWHSAALHRTDGTWTLMPRARAAQLGRLVRQDGRASHFAQS comes from the coding sequence TCGGCGCCACGATCCTGAAACTGCTCCTGCCCCATCACCGCACGACCGACCGGGCCCCGGCGACCGCGGAGGCATTCCCCCACCAAATTCACCGAATGGCTCATTACGTGGGCCGCGGTGCCCCCATTGTCTTCACCTTGCCCGGCTTTCCCTGCAAGTCTCCCAACCCGGCCAAGGTCCTCGGCCACCTCCCCGACCAGGGAGAACGTCTCTCCCTCACCTTCCTGGACACCCTGTGCGCCGAGATCGAGCGGATCTACCCACCCGGCGCCCGCGTCATCATCTGCTCCGACGGCCACGTCTTCGGCGACCTCATCCACGTCTCCGACGAGCACATAGACGCCTACGCCGACGAACTACGCACACTCATAGCCCGATGGGGGCTTCAGAGACTCTCCGTCTTCGACCTGCGCGACGTTCTCGGCGACCTCCCGCACGACACGAAGCGCGCACACGTCCACCAGCGCTACGCCCCCACCCTGGACGCACTGCGTGCCGAGATCCGCGCCGACGCCCAGGCCCTCGCCCTCTACCGCGGCATCACCCGCTTCCTCGCCGAGGACACCGCCGACCACGCAGGGACCCGGTCCGCCCTCCAACGCGCATGCCGGCAACGCGCCTACGGCGTGATCCAGCGCAGCCGCGCCTGGGGTGACCTGATCGCCGAACACCGCCCCCACGCCGTACGCCTGTCCATCCACCCCCAGCCCATCGGCGCCCCCAAGTTCGGCATCCGCCTCCTCGACGCCCCCGACGTCTGGACCACCCCCTGGCACTCCGCCGCTCTGCATCGCACCGACGGCACCTGGACCCTCATGCCCCGCGCAAGAGCTGCCCAGCTCGGCAGACTGGTACGGCAAGACGGCAGGGCCAGCCACTTCGCACAGAGCTGA